From the genome of Desulfonatronovibrio magnus, one region includes:
- a CDS encoding type II toxin-antitoxin system RelE/ParE family toxin codes for MKRLLVRSPSFVRAAKRFVKKRPEFGDDLQNALTLLENDVFHPSLKAHKLQGKLAGSWACCVGYDLRIIFRLGRYEKQEAIFLETMGTHDEVY; via the coding sequence GTGAAACGACTCCTGGTTCGTTCCCCATCCTTTGTTCGTGCGGCAAAGCGATTTGTCAAAAAGCGCCCTGAATTTGGAGATGACTTACAAAATGCGCTGACTTTGCTTGAAAACGACGTTTTTCATCCAAGCCTGAAAGCACATAAGCTTCAGGGCAAGCTGGCAGGATCATGGGCATGTTGTGTCGGATATGATCTCAGGATTATCTTCCGTCTTGGAAGGTATGAAAAGCAAGAGGCCATTTTTTTGGAAACAATGGGTACACATGACGAGG